A genomic window from Plasmodium coatneyi strain Hackeri chromosome 13, complete sequence includes:
- a CDS encoding KIR-like protein: protein MFDGNRGNCDGDNGNPQDLRSKFETPLRSYPGVSDKTDQAMNAYCFASKMNEQNQSDNIACYFFYYWLGDTLYNGLTIKGQFGSALSSLCGLINEAKWKNGCELLKNNINKDTFYNRKTIHDYSYNYNKIEGDLLKGKPHCGGKWSTHRKKFLPACKAVKQECPVGSSQGGEYCKEFEDKYKVYCDAAEVFELYCESESKLEAKTVEVNAYSSQKEQLLNSHKSDLLAAEEAVNKATTTASISSIFGTLAFTTVLPFLLYKTPSI from the exons ATGTTCGATGGAAATCGGGGAAACTGTGATGGAGATAATGGAAATCCTCAAGACCTGAGGAGTAAATTCGAAACTCCACTAAGGTCGTACCCTGGAGTTTCAGATAAAACTGATCAGGCCATGAATGCCTATTGCTTCGCATCCAAAATGAATGAGCAAAATCAGTCTGATAATATAgcatgttattttttttattattggttgggggaTACATTATATAATGGTCTTACTATAAAGGGACAATTCGGGAGCGCGCTAAGTTCCCTCTGTGGATTAATAAATGAagcaaagtggaaaaatggaTGTGAACTTCTAAAGAATAATATTAACAAAGACACGTTCTACAATAGGAAAACAATCCATGATTATTCctacaattataataaaatagaagGGGATTTACTGAAAGGTAAGCCCCATTGCGGAGGGAAGTGGTCGACCCACCGGAAGAAATTTCTCCCAGCATGCAAGGCTGTGAAACAGGAATGCCCTGTAGGGAGCAGTCAGGGCGGTGAATATTGCAAAGAATTCGAAGACAAATACAAAGTATACTGTGATGCGGCCGAAGTGTTTGAATTGTACTGTGAATCAGAATCTAAACTGGAAGCTAAAACAGTGGAAGTTAACGCATATTCTAGTCAGAAGGAACAATTACTGAACTCACACAAATCAGATCTATTAGCAGCTGAGGAAGCCGTAAATAAAGCCACCACCACAGCAAGCATATCCTCAATCTTTGGCACCTTAGCATTTACCAccgtccttcctttcttattatataaa ACACCTTCCATctaa